The nucleotide window CGGACCGCCCGGAGCGCGTCATGATCATCGAGCGTGCCCGGAAAGGTGACCACGCCGATCCGCGGTGCCATCAGGCCACACCCGCCGGTTCGGTCTCGACCCGTACGGTGAACCCCTCGATCACGGTGTTGGCCAACAACGTCTCGGCGGCCTTGGCGATCTCCGCCAGCCGGGCCTCGGTGAGCTCGCCGTCGACCTCGATCTCGAACCGCTTGCCCTGCCGCACCGTCAGCCCGTCGAAGCCGAGCCGCTGCAGCGCCCCGGTCACCGCCTTGCCCTGCGGGTCCAGGATCTCCGGTTTGGGCATCACATCGACCACCACTCGCGCCATGCGTGTGATCCTAATGGCCGAGTACGGATCCACCGATTTCGCCCGCGCTGACGACCGGC belongs to Microlunatus elymi and includes:
- the purS gene encoding phosphoribosylformylglycinamidine synthase subunit PurS; this translates as MARVVVDVMPKPEILDPQGKAVTGALQRLGFDGLTVRQGKRFEIEVDGELTEARLAEIAKAAETLLANTVIEGFTVRVETEPAGVA